Proteins encoded together in one Rhinopithecus roxellana isolate Shanxi Qingling chromosome 3, ASM756505v1, whole genome shotgun sequence window:
- the TRIP13 gene encoding pachytene checkpoint protein 2 homolog: MDEAVGDLKQALPCVAESLTVHVEVHQRGGSTAKKEDINLSVRKLLNRHNIVFGDYTWTEFDEPFLTRNVQSVSIVDTELKVKDSQPIDLSACTVALHIFQLNEDGPSSENLEEETENIIAANHWVLPAAEFHGLWDSLVYDVEVKSHLLDYVMTTLLFSDKNVNSNLITWNRVVLLHGPPGTGKTSLCKALAQKLTIRLSSRYRYGQLIEINSHSLFSKWFSESGKLVTKMFQKIQDLIDDKDALVFVLIDEVESLTAARNACRAGTEPSDAIRVVNAVLTQIDQIKRHSNVVILTTSNITEKIDVAFVDRADIKQYIGPPSAAAIFKIYLSCLEELMKCQIIYPRQQLLTLRELEMIGFIENNVSKLSLLLNEISRKSKGLSGRVLRKLPFLAHALYVQAPTITIEGFLQALSLAVDKQFEERKKLAAYV; encoded by the exons ATGGACGAGGCCGTGGGCGACCTGAAGCAGGCGCTTCCCTGTGTGGCCGAGTCGCTGACGGTCCACGTGGAGGTGCATCAGCGCGGCGGCAG cactgcaaagaaagaagacataaacCTGAGTGTTAGAAAGCTACTCAACAGACATAATATTGTGTTTGGTGATTACACATGGACTGAGTTTGATGAACCTTTTTTGACCAGAAATGTGCAGTCTGTGTCTATTGTTGACACAGAATTAAAGGTTAAAGACTCACAG CCCATCGATTTGAGTGCATGCACTGTTGCACTTCACATCTTCCAGCTGAATGAAGATGGCCCCAGCAGTGAAAATCTGGAGGAGGAGACAGAAAACATAATTGCAGCAAATCATTGGGTTCTGCCTGCAG ctgaattccatgGGCTTTGGGACAGCTTGGTGTATGATGTGGAAGTCAAATCCCAC CTTCTTGATTATGTGATGACAACTCTACTGTTTTCAGACAAGAACGTCAACAGCAACCTCATCACCTGGAACCGGGTGGTGCTGCTCCATG GTCCTCCTGGCACTGGAAAGACATCCCTGTGTAAAGCGTTAGCTCAGAAATTGACGATTAGACTTTCAAGCAG GTACCGGTATGGCCAATTAATTGAAATAAACAGCCACAGCCTCTTTTCTAAGTGGTTTTCGGAA AGTGGCAAGCTGGTAACCAAGATGTTTCAGAAGATTCAGGATTTGATTGATGATAAAGACGCTCTGGTGTTTGTGCTGATTGATGAG GTGGAGAGTCTCACGGCCGCCCGAAATGCCTGCAGGGCGGGCACTGAGCCATCAGATGCCATCCGCGTGGTCAATGCCGTCTTGACCCAAATTGATCAGATTAAAAG GCATTCCAATGTCGTGATTCTGACCACTTCCAACATCACTGAGAAGATCGACGTGGCCTTCGTGGACAGGGCTGACATTAAGCAGTACATTGGGCCACCCTCTGCGGCAGCCATCTTCAAAATCTACCTCTCTTGTTTGGAAGAACTGATGAAg TGTCAGATCATATACCCTCGCCAGCAGCTGCTGACCCTCCGAGAACTGGAGATGATCGGCTTCATTGAAAACAACGTGTCAAAATTGAGCCTTCTTTTGAATGAAATTTCAAG GAAGAGCAAAGGCCTCAGCGGCCGGGTCCTGAGAAAACTCCCCTTTCTGGCTCATGCGCTGTATGTCCAG GCCCCCACCATCACCATAGAGGGGTTCCTCCAGGCCCTGTCTCTGGCAGTGGACAAGCAGTTTGAAGAACGAAAGAAGCTTGCGGCCTACGTCTGA